The Cryobacterium roopkundense sequence TGGTGGCACTGATCGGAACGGGGATGCTCACCGTTGCGCTGGGTTTGCTGGCGTTCGATCTGGCCGGTGGCGACGCCGGCATCGTCCTGGGCATTGCACTGACAATCAAGATGGTCGCCTATGTCGGGGTCGCTCCGATCATGTCGGCGCTCACCAACCACATTTCCCGCAAGACGCTGCTCGTGTCCTCCGACGTGCTCCGGGCCGCCGTCGCGGTCTCCCTGCCCTTCGTCACCGAGGCCTGGCAGATCTACATCCTCATCTTCGTGCTCCAGGCCGCATCCGCGACGTTCACCCCCGCGTTCCAGGCGCTGATCCCCGAAGTACTGCCCCGAGAAAGCCACTACACCCGGGCCCTGTCGCTGTCGCGCCTCGCCTACGACCTGGAATCCCTGCTGAGCCCCATCCTGGCCGCTGCCCTGCTGACCGTGATCAGTTATCACTCCCTTTTCGTGGGAACCGTTTTCGGTTTCATGGCTTCGGCGGCCCTGGTGCTGTCCACGACGCTACCGGTGATGCGGGCATCCGCTGCCGCACCGTTCTTGGACCGTCTCACTCGTGGGGTGCGGGTCTTCTGGCGAACCCCGCCGCTTCGTGCCCTCCTTGCGATGAACATGGTCGTGGCCGCATCCACCGCGATGATCATCGTGAACACGGTCGTGATCGTGCAGACCGCCTTGGGGCGCAGCCCGGTGGACTACGCCATCGCGTTGGCCTGCTACGGATTCGGTTCCATGCTCGTGGCGCTGGCCCTGCCGGGGATTCTGGAACGCTATTCCGATCGGGCCGTGATGCTGATCGGATGCAGCGTCCTCCCCCTCGGCCTCGTCGCCGTCGCCGTCGCGCTCCTGAGCCCGGATGCCCCTGCGGCCTGGCCCGCCCTGCTCACGGTCTGGTTCGTGCTCGGCGCCGCCACCGCACTCGTTCTCACTCCCTCGGCCCGGATCCTGCGCCGCCATTCCGACGACACGAACCGCCCCGCGGTTTTTGCGGCCCAGTTCTCCCTCTCGCAC is a genomic window containing:
- a CDS encoding MFS transporter, with product MLDVLRNTAYRKLFSAQVVALIGTGMLTVALGLLAFDLAGGDAGIVLGIALTIKMVAYVGVAPIMSALTNHISRKTLLVSSDVLRAAVAVSLPFVTEAWQIYILIFVLQAASATFTPAFQALIPEVLPRESHYTRALSLSRLAYDLESLLSPILAAALLTVISYHSLFVGTVFGFMASAALVLSTTLPVMRASAAAPFLDRLTRGVRVFWRTPPLRALLAMNMVVAASTAMIIVNTVVIVQTALGRSPVDYAIALACYGFGSMLVALALPGILERYSDRAVMLIGCSVLPLGLVAVAVALLSPDAPAAWPALLTVWFVLGAATALVLTPSARILRRHSDDTNRPAVFAAQFSLSHACFILTYPLAGILGATLGLAPTAFVLAAVALTAGIIAAQIWKRPTPAAPLTVPNPSPQPSDRRRDPSNVD